The genomic region CCATGAACAtttttgaatcttgaataaagaggggaggggccctcagagaccacctatgtacagggcccagaatgtTGTGCTACACCCCTGCACAGCTACAATAGTTGCTGACAAACGGAAGACAATATTGAAACATCCACCTGGTGTTTGAGGTGGGACAACAGCTCCAACATCCAGAGGTGGTAGTGGTTGAGGTCCAGCTTCCAAAGATTAACAGTCTGCTCCAGGCCCATGATGTCCAACATTTCCAGGAGGTTCTTGTCCAGATGAAGCTCCAGCAGGAGACAGGCTGCAGCCGGTTGTACCTCAAGTGTAATCTCCAGGAAGGAGCGATTATAGGACTtgaaatctaaataaaatgcaGTTTGAGAAATTACCTCATTAATGAACAATGTGACAAAGTGTAAATAAATCCCAGACACAATGTTATAAAATGGTAACAAATGAACTGTTTAAAGACTGCCTGATAAACAGCCTTtagaaatacactgctcaaaaacacttaaatcacacattggatgaacgaaatatattaaagatcaaaatcttgatgttacaaaaaaacatgttacaacggtcagtggaaacaAAAATCATCAaccaatttattattattatcttttttccaaactcacaccgaagatcaaagtaaacaattgaaatcacaggctattCCAAATTGCATGAATtttatcacagcaactcataatgtgactcagtagtgtgtatggcccccacgtgcctgtatgtactcccgacaacatctgatcatgctcctgatgagacggaggacggtgtcctgggggatctcctcccaaacCTGGATcagtgcatcagtgagctcctgggaAGTCTGTGCAGTTACTTGGCGgcatcggatgcaccgatacacaACGTCCAAGAGGTTCTCAATtcaattcaggtctggggaatgtgaggaccagtcaatggcatcaatgccttcgtcatccaggaactgcctacacactctggccaggcattgtcctgcatcaggaggaacccagggcccactgcaccagcataaggtctgaggatttcatcctggtacttaacagcagtcagggtaccgttggctagcacgaggtctgtgcgaccctccaaggatatgcctccctagaccatcactgacccaccgccaagctggtcatgctggatgacgttgcaggcagcataacatccACCATgctgtctccagactctttcacaagTGCTCAGTGTGATCCTGCTCTCACCTGGgtagagaacggggcaccaatggcaagcctgccaattctggtgttctctttCGAATGctaatcgagctgcacggtgctgggctgtgagcactggtcccactagaggacgccgggccctcatggagtctgtttctgacagtttggccagaaacatgcacaccagtaaccTGCTGGTGGTCgatttgtagggctctggcagggatcttcctgctcctccttgcacaaagaagcagatactggtcctgctgctgggttgattgCCCTTCTAAGaccctgtccatctctcctcgtgtaatggccaGTCTCCTGGTATCTTCTCAATGCTCTTGAGACaattgggagacacagcaaaccttgcgacgGCATAGAAGGATGTGCCACCCTGGAGGAGTTGGGACTACCTGggcaaactgaatgggctgcaggtcccacctcatgctaccagtagtgacaaggacactagcataACTATAGAAGAGTCAGTCAGGAAAGATAAGGAGCGCAATCGTCTTTGGCCACaacttgcaaaaccattcccttttttggggttgtctctgttgcctctccattgcacctgttgtcactttcattagcACCGAAACAGGTGACAccgattcacaatcgcttatgcttctaCCTATCCTTGAAGTTTCATTGGTGTAAATTGGACTTGGCGttttactgtgatgattgtgttcccttaaattTTTGTTGAGCAGTGTATGTACAAACTGTATAATCAAGTATTTAGCATTTACCTTTGGCTGCAGATGATTTCGTAAAATCACAAGGATATATGGCGTTCTGAGCACAGTGATGGAGTCACCCTGAAACTCATAGAGCCTGTTATCACTATGCTCCAGGAGGTATGAGGGACGAGGGAAAGGGCACAAAACTTACTGTCCGCCAGGTCTGAGGCTTGATGCAAGCAGCGATCGGGATACATCTTGAAAGGTCCTGCACTGGAAATAGGGATGACAACAGGCAAAAGAGCATGTACCTCCCACCATAACGAAACTCTCCTAATACTCTCATTTGTCAATCTGAGTCAGATGTATCAAGTCACTGGGTGCTTTATTTTCACACTAATCCCAAACTGGATCCCCAGAATGTCAGTGAAAGATGTTGTTGGTTTCGTTTTATAAACTGAGAAATTCAGTACCAAATATGGTAAAAATTGTAATGTGTACAGTTCACATTTGATGCTGTTGCTGAACACAAATACAAGTAAAACAGATAAAGCTTCAGCTAATGTCAGATGTAGCCATTTTTGTATGAGCACCCAAAGTAGGGATTTGTATTTGCCCCAATATAAATCCAagaacattatttaaatgtaaggtAATTTACCATCAAAAAAGGCATACATTGATTTTCAAGTACTCAGTCTTGTAAATTAATGGAACATTAAAAACATCTCAAGAGTCCATGACTTCCTGGaagttgttttccttttttccagGAGACATTTTGTGAAATTGTATTAATTGAAAGTGGAAAACACAGTGCACCTAAATAGCAATGGGCTGGAATCAAACCCAGGATGCAGTGGTGTACATGTTCTGCAGGTAGCGGCCTAGAGACTACATCAACATAAGCCACTTCCTGGATgaaggttaaaaaaataaagcccATGCAGTCTAGTTCAATCGGGTGTCTAGTTAGTGACTAAGTCCTTTACACTATCAATCGTCCCATTATACCAGCAGGTACCCGTGGAAATGACTTCACATTACCTTGAGTTTGTCATATTGACAGACATCTGTTTAAAACGTACACAGCTCCATTACATTAATAATTTAGACTGAACCCATGAAATGCATGTCACTCAATAATCCTTTAGAGCAGCAAACACAGCAGGGTGACAGGAACAAccctaaataaaaataattacctGAATGTCCAGGGATTCCAGGAGAGCAGAACTCTGGAATAAAATTGATTACTAGACAAAGGAAAATCAACAAGGAGCAAAATGTAGTATAGAAATACAATTACACATGGACAGGACCACCCTTGAAAAACAAGTATTCAATAACACTACAGTACACCGAAGACCACCAGATATTCGAATTGTGTTTTAGGCAAATTATGGGATTGGCCACTTGAACATAGCTCATATGTGATAGGCCGTTTATCCTAATATGGCACAAATACCACTAACGAATTAGTTAACTGGATAGCAGGAAAGTGGTTAAGTGTCCCACTGGGATGCCAGGTATGACCATGAGCATGGAGAAAAGTCAAGATTAAACATTAGCCTACTGCAACTTGTGGAAAAAAAATCTTGTGATTGTACACATTATTTCCCTTCATGTTAAAGCAAATGTGAGTCAAACAGGTTCCAGTGGTTGATCAGGTTTCACAAGTCTAGGCCTACTGTGACCTGTCTTATACCAAGAATGTGACATTCTACAATCTTCCATAACCCACaggtttgtaaaaacaaaatcccTACCAACAAGAAATCTATTATTTGCCTTttggatatttcaaaatgtagatATTTTCCTTGTTCTGAAAAAGCTATCAAAATTACAGTATTACAGTCAGAATTTTTACtacttttattttagaaaatgtcttTAAAGTGTGGCATTTCAAgtcacattttgtttaaaatacagaaaaacagacacttgtaGAACATGGatacagcaaaaaaagaaaacaatgacagaaaataaaGCTTATAAGCTTTTCTGACTgctctatttttctctttttgaaatgaaattgaAGGCAAAGGAAGGGAAGTAGAGAAGAAAAGCCACTGGGAAGAAAGGAAGGAGGGATGATGAATGAAAGGATGAATAGGTGAAGGGGAGGGAAGAATGAATGAGACAATGAAGTTAGTTTAGGAAAACTATGGTTGCTTTATGGttcatgttttaaattatttttataaagtCTAATTTAAGATTaactcttttcctctctttttttgtcATCATTTTCATAAATGGTTTTTTGATCTTCTGGACCCAGGGCTCCTCAGCGCCAGTTCTTCCTGGTCTCTGACACCATGGGCTAGGAATGGCAACCTCGTCCGGCAGTGAGGATAAACTGCCCACTGGGCCGCCCGCCTGGCCGCTGCAGTGCTGCCTTTCCTGGCTGGCCCGACCCATACTCCCCTGCGCCGACTCAAGAAGATAAAGTGGAGTCCTTCTGTGTTTGCTGTGCTTGTGAACGTGGCATGGACTTCTGACTTTCCACATCTCTAAAATGTTTCTCAACCTATAAGGAAATGGCAGTGGAAAACAATTTGAGATGTATGAACTTCCAGGTAGAATTGTCATTATACCAATGTGAATCAGGCAATTCTTTTACATTCCCTTAaactttgtgatatttttttcagaataaaaagGTATCACAATTACAgatctaaaacaaataaaaataaataatttttattagtAATGGGTAAGTAATATACTCACTATTTTGCGTACATGACTTAAAGCGCTTCCTTCTTTGCCTTTGCAGTTATCAGCCTGGTAAGGCGGTGTGATTACGACATCGTCCATCACAATTATATTCTTCTCCTGCCATTTACAGTCTTTGATACTACAGAACACAGCAGACATTAGATCAACATCTGGAAATATTACAGTGTTTAAAGTCATTGAACTGGTGCCGACAAGTCTACATAAACTGCTTCACAACGTTTTCCAGTAATATTCTAAATGAAACATTAACATTATTGAATAGAAATTGATAAGATTTTACGTTTTGTGAATAGTCTGGAATAGCTGCTGGCCCTCCAAAGAAACCCCAGCACTGATTGCATAAGCTTGGGACAACTTGTCCTCCTTCTCTGACCGTGCTCGATTGGCAAGCTGGGAGAAAAATTACAAGAAGCAAAAGAATAGGATTGGAGAAGGCAGCACTCAACCAACTGGTGacaaaattaaaacaagaaTTGAGAGCATTTTAAGTCAACCGACATCCATCTTGAAGGGCTATATAAATAGTTTCAAATGAAGTCTGGACAAGTGCTAGTGTGCTGTTCAACACAATAACAATACAGCCATCCAGAATCGTTAGGCTAAATTAGTCCCTAATTTAAGTAGAGAAATTAAGAGCGTAAAATACTAGAAAAGCAGTGGAACGGTCTACCAGTTCCAGATTTAAAAGATGCATCGTTTGTCAGACAAGTGCTTACCTTGCTAACATTCAGTGATGCTAGAGGAGGAGGAGTTTCAGTGCGGTCACGTATTATGTCCACTTCAGAAACATAGGCTAAATTGATCAGGATGACGTCGTTGAGGTTAGGCTTTCCACTGGAGGGAGCACATTCTAGGAGGAACTCAGGTCAAGgtataaaaacaaaactatAGTGGTAATCAATGCATAGTGGTAGCATTCTCACAAACAGTTGTAGTCCTAGTAACCGAGGcagttcatgttttatttacaatgtaGACTAGAAGTATCCAAAAATGTGGCTACTAAACAGTGATGTTCAAATAATCACAGATTGACAAACATGGAGGATTCACTTAGTAAGTATATAGTAGAACAGTTAAAACATACCATTGGTCAGTCAACAAGAAAATTCACTGCAATGAAATTACCTTAGCTAAAAGGACATGTATATATTGAAGTCATTCATCTTCTTTGGGCAAAGTAGGTGTGCAGTTTCAGTTTTTGTGACAATTTAGATGGAATGGTCCTTCAAAGGCaaatttttggggggggttgCTTGACCAACAGTGCCTAATTCTCTTCTCCATGTTACTGACAGcggaaacatttgtttccatTATCAGGAGGATTAGAATGTGTTTGTCACCATTAAAACAGGACTTGAATCAAAAGGTAAAATGCACAATATCAGTAGTCTGAGGAGTTGTTACTTTCCAAGAGCAAGACACTTCAGCTGTTGTAAAACAAAAGCAATGCTGGGGCTGGCTTACCTAAACAGACCATGGAAAATCAGTCTGAAACATGCTGCCTGAGGAAATTCGCTTTACAAGCCAGAACGCTgaataaaagtacattttaatgcCTTTGGACTGTTGTTTGACTTTTGGCAATTACCTATATAAAATGCCCAAAGCAAGCAGTAGTGACCCAACCATTTGGCTTGCTGGCCTGTATATCGGGCCCTCGGCTTGTATTTCTATTTAGCAGTTTCAAACACGGGAGATAAGAGACAAAAAGTTAATCAGTCAAACAAGTACATTCCTCCCAAACAGAAGGAAGCATAAGTTCATTCCCTCTGCTGTTTGAAAAACCAAACCAGACATACAAGCAGAACCATACAGACCAGAATTGTTGAAAGTTGGGATAACAATCTAAAGCAcccattttatgattttgtctCTGAAAATGTGTCTTGGATTAAGTTGACAAATCAGTGGACAACAAGTAAGGCATATTTAAATAAAGTTCATTCAAAATTCCAACTTGTGTTGGTAGttttcataaaatgtgacaAGACAGCTCTTACACTGGAAGTGCCTAGACAGGGTTGTGCTGTTATTCAGTGGCAGGAGTCTATCAGCTGGAATGACAACGGGTAATGCTGCCACCTACTGTAGCCACACGTAAACATGTCCTAGGTTGTAGCATGacaatgaatgaaaacacacatctAAAGGTTAACAGGTATGACTCAGAGTAACGAACAgcataaatgaatgaatgaatgaacagcATAAGAAACTGAAAGTAGAGATGGTTTGTCCATTACAATACAGTAGGCCCTAGCCTGGTCAATGCACAAATGCTGAAAATACACTACGCACATTTTCCTGAAGGTACATCTTTGAAAGGTCGTCAAACAATTGGATACTAATTCAGTCATTTATCGACAAAAACCAACAATCACATGATACAGCAATGTGGATAAAACTGTTTTACTTGCTTTGTTACTAACCACTTGCCTAGTTCTTTACAGTATGTCACATGTTTTTTCATAACCAGTCTGGGTCCTATTCAACCCAGAAGCTGTGTGCCAAATTACTGCTCCAATCTAGCTAAATCAACTGGTACAACtacaagaaacaaaaaaaacaatgaatagtGAATTAAAAAGTAGTTTGTGTGGTCCCACGCCAACCCACAGAAAAAGTTGGCATTGACTTCAGAAACAGCATATTTTTACAGATTTCTTTAGCCAGCTAGGAGCGACTTGGACCAAGGCAATGGTGTTCTGGAGCTATATACACGTAGTTGGCCATTTGGATTAGCTTATAGCTAACTTGTTGCTAAGTGGCAGGAACGGCATGTTTCATCAATATACAAGACACACATACCTAAATGAACTACACAGTAGCTAGCTTAGCTACCTAACATGCCTAGTTATCCATGTGA from Esox lucius isolate fEsoLuc1 chromosome 5, fEsoLuc1.pri, whole genome shotgun sequence harbors:
- the lsm12b gene encoding protein LSM12 homolog A translates to MAAPGPGEYFSVGSHVSCLTCLGQRLQGEVVAFDYQSKMLTLKCAPSSGKPNLNDVILINLAYVSEVDIIRDRTETPPPLASLNVSKLANRARSEKEDKLSQAYAISAGVSLEGQQLFQTIHKTIKDCKWQEKNIIVMDDVVITPPYQADNCKGKEGSALSHVRKIVEKHFRDVESQKSMPRSQAQQTQKDSTLSS